From Sporosarcina sp. Te-1, the proteins below share one genomic window:
- a CDS encoding spore germination protein produces the protein MKWWKSKFKRLNHNKQQGEDLKSPQSTSEQFTEDFTIDLERLKKEIGHNWDVRFREFQLGETGIQAAIVYIEGLSDKDRIDKHILSSLMTGISEIKVPLSKEFIINHILTISDVTEENDVTGVVSKVLTGSTALIVEGIPNMLVLGTTKEKSRNIEEPVSEAVVRGPRVGFTETLSDNTALLRQQGANRNLSFLHFQVGQRAKKNLVVAYVHEVANPELVEEVIKRVKQINIDIVSESGYVEQLIEDNYLSPFPQLQNTERPDRVLGALMEGRVAILLDGTPFVLLAPVTFSMLLQSPEDYYERWLPSSLIRLLRFVAAFISLFGPAIYISFTSFHQGLIPTKLALSMMGSREGVPFPAIIEALIMEVAIEILREAGLRLPKPIGQAMGIVGGLVIGEAAVRAGIVSPIMVIVVAITAISSFAIPQYSAGISLRLLRYGAMFFAAVFGLYGVVLFFLFLCSHVVKLKSFGVPYTSPTVPYRASDWKDFFVRMPLMMMKRRPNLLRPKDPIRKD, from the coding sequence ATGAAATGGTGGAAGTCTAAATTTAAACGCCTTAATCACAACAAGCAGCAGGGGGAAGATTTAAAGTCCCCCCAATCAACATCGGAACAATTTACAGAGGACTTCACAATAGATCTTGAACGCTTGAAAAAAGAAATCGGACATAACTGGGATGTGCGCTTTAGGGAATTTCAGTTAGGAGAAACGGGCATTCAGGCTGCCATTGTTTATATTGAAGGATTGTCAGATAAAGATCGGATTGACAAACATATTTTGTCCTCTTTAATGACGGGCATTTCAGAAATAAAAGTTCCCCTTTCGAAAGAATTTATCATAAATCACATACTTACGATTAGTGACGTGACAGAAGAAAATGACGTCACTGGTGTGGTGTCGAAAGTTCTCACTGGATCAACTGCGCTTATTGTTGAGGGAATACCGAATATGTTAGTCCTCGGCACAACGAAAGAAAAATCACGTAATATTGAGGAACCAGTTTCAGAAGCAGTTGTCAGAGGCCCAAGAGTAGGATTTACGGAGACACTAAGTGATAATACGGCTCTGTTGAGACAACAAGGTGCCAACCGTAACTTATCTTTTCTGCATTTTCAAGTAGGGCAGCGGGCAAAAAAGAATTTAGTTGTCGCCTATGTGCATGAGGTTGCTAACCCAGAACTTGTTGAAGAAGTGATTAAAAGAGTCAAACAAATAAACATCGATATCGTATCGGAATCTGGGTATGTCGAGCAACTCATTGAAGATAATTATCTTAGTCCTTTTCCTCAACTACAGAATACAGAGCGTCCTGACCGGGTTCTAGGTGCATTGATGGAAGGCCGGGTAGCAATTTTGTTGGATGGAACACCTTTTGTTTTGCTCGCTCCGGTTACGTTTAGCATGTTATTGCAATCTCCAGAAGATTATTATGAGCGCTGGCTTCCTAGTTCCCTCATCCGATTATTACGGTTCGTAGCAGCATTTATTTCACTTTTTGGCCCAGCCATATATATTTCATTCACCTCTTTCCATCAAGGATTGATTCCAACCAAACTGGCATTATCGATGATGGGTTCGAGGGAGGGCGTTCCATTTCCTGCGATAATCGAAGCGCTCATAATGGAAGTGGCGATTGAGATTTTGCGTGAAGCCGGGCTTCGTTTACCTAAGCCGATTGGCCAGGCTATGGGAATTGTAGGCGGGCTCGTTATCGGAGAAGCGGCGGTTCGAGCTGGTATTGTCAGCCCGATCATGGTAATTGTCGTTGCGATAACAGCCATTTCTTCCTTTGCGATTCCTCAATATAGCGCCGGTATTTCGTTGCGGTTGCTTCGCTATGGTGCCATGTTTTTTGCGGCAGTATTTGGATTATATGGAGTAGTTCTTTTCTTCCTTTTCCTTTGCAGCCATGTTGTGAAGTTAAAGAGTTTTGGTGTGCCATATACAAGTCCTACGGTTCCTTATCGTGCAAGTGATTGGAAAGATTTTTTCGTTCGTATGCCACTTATGATGATGAAACGACGTCCAAATTTGCTGCGTCCGAAGGACCCTATTCGCAAAGATTAA
- the helD gene encoding RNA polymerase recycling motor HelD, whose amino-acid sequence MRSNFEQEQQRVNDVMAVIQKQIHRLEKETSQRREEVVNIRRHFWDEVKVNTDSFDDYLETIIGLRQEAQALSVSQSTHRQASKKLSTLRRMQEAPYFGRIDFLEDEISTEEQIYIGISTLMNESGEDFLIYDWRAPVSSVYYDYQPGIAHYSTPGGMIRGKLMKKWQYLIRGGVLQSMFDTSLTIGDEILQQVLGKGTDKQMHNIVATIQQEQNRIIRHDHGKLLIVHGAAGSGKTSAALQRIAYLLYKYRDSIKADQIILFSPNTMFNHYVSNVLPELGEENMQQVTFQEYLDYRLGKLFQVENPYDQLEYVLIAENTSCYRARVAGIRFKASTPFFEGIEAYRKALETAGMVFKGISFKGEPIVTAEQMAHQFYHHNTELRFHNRLEKLKDWLLQKIIEFQKTERSKPWVLEEIELLSNDEYNKARMLLAKKHGVKRDMMADFEVDPRELAQLIVRQRMKSLRKQVQSYDFIHMREIYKQLFRNPLDIEQWVQGDLIEEWPSICQATLTTIDKGTLLYEDATPFLLLHELILGFQSNRTIKHIVVDEAQDYSPFQFEYLRCLFPAAKMTVLGDFNQAIFAHARERVDFQMLSGLYGPEQTEVVQLARSYRSTKPIIEFTRRLVPNAEKIIPFDRDGEQPVLTRLGDTSELHRHITSKVAELQSLGLQSIAIICKSAAEGQHAYEALSSIENIKFLKKGTMEYEQGVVVIPSYLAKGIEFDAVIIYNASEQVYSDESLRRIFYTACTRAMHFLHLYSVGEPTSLLQHVPKEYYNTL is encoded by the coding sequence ATGAGATCAAATTTTGAGCAGGAGCAACAAAGAGTAAATGATGTGATGGCGGTCATTCAGAAGCAGATCCACCGTTTGGAGAAAGAAACTTCTCAGCGCCGAGAAGAAGTCGTGAACATCCGAAGACATTTTTGGGATGAGGTTAAAGTGAATACGGATTCGTTCGATGATTATCTCGAAACTATTATCGGTTTGCGGCAAGAAGCCCAGGCTCTATCTGTCAGCCAAAGCACTCATCGACAAGCTTCCAAAAAATTATCCACACTTCGCCGCATGCAGGAAGCCCCCTACTTCGGCCGAATTGATTTCCTAGAGGACGAGATTTCAACTGAGGAGCAAATCTATATTGGAATATCCACCCTCATGAATGAAAGCGGAGAAGATTTCCTCATATACGACTGGCGGGCACCCGTTTCCAGCGTTTATTACGATTATCAACCCGGCATTGCCCATTATTCAACACCAGGAGGCATGATTCGCGGAAAACTGATGAAGAAGTGGCAGTATCTCATTCGAGGTGGTGTTCTTCAATCTATGTTCGACACCAGCCTCACAATTGGAGACGAAATCCTGCAGCAAGTATTAGGAAAAGGCACCGACAAACAAATGCATAATATTGTCGCCACCATTCAACAAGAGCAAAACCGAATCATCCGCCATGACCATGGAAAACTGCTCATCGTTCATGGAGCGGCGGGCAGCGGCAAAACTTCCGCGGCCCTCCAGCGAATCGCTTATCTGCTTTATAAATATCGCGACAGTATCAAAGCGGATCAAATCATCCTGTTCTCACCGAATACGATGTTCAACCATTATGTGTCGAATGTACTTCCGGAGCTTGGTGAAGAAAATATGCAGCAGGTCACATTTCAGGAATACTTGGACTATCGGCTCGGAAAACTATTTCAAGTTGAAAATCCCTATGATCAATTGGAATATGTTTTGATTGCCGAAAACACCTCTTGTTACAGAGCAAGGGTGGCGGGCATCCGTTTTAAAGCCTCCACGCCATTCTTTGAAGGGATTGAAGCTTATCGCAAAGCTTTGGAGACAGCAGGGATGGTGTTTAAGGGGATTTCATTCAAAGGCGAGCCGATTGTTACCGCTGAGCAAATGGCGCACCAGTTTTATCATCACAATACCGAACTCCGCTTCCACAATCGACTTGAAAAACTGAAGGATTGGCTTTTGCAGAAGATCATTGAATTCCAAAAAACAGAGCGCTCGAAGCCATGGGTACTAGAGGAAATTGAATTGCTTAGCAATGACGAGTACAACAAGGCACGCATGCTGCTAGCGAAAAAGCATGGCGTAAAAAGAGACATGATGGCCGATTTTGAGGTGGATCCTAGAGAATTGGCCCAACTGATTGTTAGGCAGCGGATGAAATCACTTCGAAAACAAGTTCAATCATATGATTTTATTCACATGAGGGAGATATATAAGCAACTGTTCCGAAATCCACTGGATATTGAACAATGGGTACAAGGCGATCTGATAGAGGAATGGCCATCCATCTGCCAAGCGACCCTTACAACGATTGACAAAGGAACATTGCTGTATGAAGATGCCACGCCATTCTTGCTGTTACATGAGCTGATCCTCGGTTTTCAGTCGAACCGGACCATCAAACATATTGTCGTAGATGAAGCGCAGGATTATTCTCCGTTTCAATTTGAGTATTTGAGGTGCCTGTTTCCTGCCGCAAAGATGACAGTCCTTGGCGACTTTAACCAGGCCATTTTTGCACACGCAAGAGAACGGGTTGACTTTCAAATGCTGAGCGGACTATACGGACCGGAACAAACAGAAGTCGTCCAATTGGCAAGAAGCTATCGTTCCACGAAACCGATTATCGAATTCACACGAAGACTCGTACCGAACGCCGAGAAAATTATCCCTTTCGACCGGGACGGCGAGCAGCCAGTTTTGACACGATTGGGAGATACCTCGGAGCTGCACCGCCATATTACTTCGAAAGTTGCAGAGCTGCAAAGTCTCGGCTTGCAGAGTATCGCAATCATTTGTAAATCTGCTGCGGAAGGTCAGCATGCCTATGAGGCATTATCGAGCATTGAGAATATCAAATTCCTAAAAAAGGGAACGATGGAATATGAACAAGGCGTCGTCGTCATCCCTTCTTATTTGGCAAAGGGTATCGAGTTCGACGCTGTTATCATCTATAATGCATCCGAACAGGTTTACAGCGATGAAAGCCTCCGAAGAATTTTTTATACTGCTTGCACAAGGGCCATGCATTTTTTACATTTATACAGTGTCGGAGAGCCGACTTCGTTGCTGCAACATGTTCCGAAAGAATATTACAATACACTTTAA
- a CDS encoding spore germination protein has product MIISSKEKITNSQALILLVNSILAAGVLTLPRTSVEKVQTPDAWISVIIGGLIAMAAGVILVKLSQQYPTKTFFQYSQDIVGKWIGGLLSLIIICYFFVISAFELRILAEVTNLFLLEGTPKWAIIMPFMWIGLYLISGGINPIARLFEIIFPITIAIFLLVAFLSLGIFEIDNLRPVLGSGILPVLKGIKTATLAYLGPEIMLFLLVFMKTPDKAVKIVIIGLSIPLLFYVITVVMVIGALSVDGVVTRTWPTLELMRSFEIPGLVFERFESLLLVIWIMQIFTAFTITYYAAALGLSQLFKKQIKPFLYGLLLIIYIVAMLPMNINEVFKFGDMIGNVAMVLFGALPLLLLPLSKWKVKKREA; this is encoded by the coding sequence ATGATTATCAGTTCCAAAGAAAAAATTACAAATTCACAAGCACTAATTCTCCTCGTAAATTCTATTCTGGCAGCAGGTGTACTGACTTTACCCCGTACATCTGTAGAGAAAGTACAAACGCCGGATGCGTGGATTAGCGTTATTATAGGTGGACTGATTGCAATGGCGGCAGGAGTCATCCTTGTAAAACTTAGTCAACAGTATCCTACTAAGACTTTTTTTCAGTATAGCCAAGATATCGTAGGGAAATGGATAGGTGGGCTCCTTAGTCTCATTATTATTTGTTACTTTTTTGTCATTTCTGCATTTGAATTAAGAATATTAGCGGAAGTGACTAATTTATTTTTGCTAGAGGGGACTCCGAAGTGGGCCATCATTATGCCTTTTATGTGGATTGGCCTCTATTTGATCAGTGGAGGAATAAACCCCATTGCTCGTTTATTTGAAATCATTTTCCCGATTACGATAGCTATTTTTTTACTTGTGGCCTTTTTAAGTTTAGGTATATTTGAAATTGACAATCTTCGTCCGGTTTTAGGATCGGGTATACTGCCTGTTTTAAAAGGAATTAAGACAGCTACTTTAGCCTATCTAGGACCCGAAATTATGTTGTTTCTCTTGGTATTTATGAAAACACCGGATAAAGCGGTGAAAATTGTAATCATTGGATTATCCATACCCTTACTCTTCTACGTTATTACGGTTGTAATGGTGATTGGAGCGTTGTCTGTAGACGGAGTAGTTACAAGAACATGGCCAACATTGGAATTGATGCGCAGCTTTGAAATACCAGGATTGGTTTTTGAACGGTTTGAGTCTTTGTTATTAGTGATCTGGATCATGCAAATTTTCACTGCCTTTACTATTACTTATTACGCTGCTGCTTTAGGGCTTTCCCAACTTTTTAAAAAGCAGATCAAGCCATTTTTGTATGGATTGCTGCTGATAATTTATATCGTGGCCATGCTTCCCATGAATATTAATGAAGTTTTTAAATTTGGAGACATGATTGGAAATGTCGCCATGGTATTATTCGGTGCTCTGCCATTGCTCCTGCTTCCCTTATCGAAATGGAAGGTGAAAAAACGTGAAGCATAG
- a CDS encoding MFS transporter has protein sequence MAKQVHDNGEKKELVPYWIKAVIVFFLGWIAIYGTRAILNPVMDDIQNEFSLSAGQLGMISSIFFIGYAGLNIPSGMLGDKIGKKKVLVPGIILFGLFAAISGAMPSFFLFILMWLMVGVFQGFYYGPQYGLSSEAIPKKHLTVGSAIINSGMAFGLSAGYYLSSFTIEAGMSWRAPFYIVAIPVVLIGLLMWWLVKEKPKGKDVNAVLDKQEKLKMSVLFKNRNLLMSYITIFCAIYGFFVVVTWMPYYLQHARGIEGSAVATVSSLVPWAAIPASIFFSWVADRLGKSRPVLLIMLPASLIALVSIVAFDNMYVLYAALIGYGIFGKISTNPVLVAVVADNAPKNAYSTSFGVYNFIGMCGSILAPYITGFLTDVTGSLNMGFYFAGFLLVIGTISAAMIKEEKRVITDDETAVTGG, from the coding sequence ATGGCAAAGCAAGTACATGATAATGGCGAGAAGAAAGAATTGGTCCCGTATTGGATCAAAGCTGTTATCGTATTCTTTTTAGGGTGGATTGCTATCTATGGAACACGTGCAATTTTGAACCCTGTCATGGATGATATTCAAAATGAGTTCAGTTTGTCTGCAGGACAACTTGGTATGATCAGTAGTATCTTTTTCATCGGTTATGCAGGACTAAATATTCCATCTGGTATGTTAGGAGATAAAATCGGGAAGAAGAAAGTATTAGTCCCAGGGATTATCTTATTCGGACTATTCGCAGCAATCTCAGGCGCAATGCCTAGCTTCTTCCTATTCATCCTAATGTGGCTGATGGTTGGGGTTTTCCAAGGATTCTACTACGGACCACAGTACGGATTGTCTTCTGAAGCGATTCCGAAAAAGCACTTGACTGTCGGTTCAGCTATCATCAACAGCGGTATGGCTTTCGGTCTTTCCGCAGGTTACTACTTATCCAGTTTCACAATTGAAGCGGGTATGAGCTGGAGAGCGCCATTCTATATTGTTGCCATCCCGGTTGTACTAATCGGTTTGCTCATGTGGTGGCTCGTCAAGGAAAAACCGAAAGGCAAGGATGTTAATGCAGTACTAGATAAACAGGAAAAACTGAAAATGAGTGTCCTGTTTAAAAATCGCAACTTGCTCATGTCTTACATTACAATTTTCTGTGCCATTTACGGTTTCTTTGTTGTTGTAACTTGGATGCCTTACTACTTGCAACATGCTCGCGGTATTGAAGGAAGCGCGGTTGCGACTGTATCTTCACTCGTACCATGGGCAGCAATTCCAGCATCGATCTTCTTTAGCTGGGTTGCAGACCGTTTAGGTAAGAGCCGGCCGGTATTGCTCATCATGCTTCCAGCATCCCTGATTGCGCTTGTATCAATCGTAGCGTTTGATAACATGTATGTACTATACGCTGCATTGATCGGTTACGGGATTTTCGGTAAAATTAGTACAAACCCGGTATTGGTTGCTGTTGTGGCAGACAATGCGCCAAAGAATGCATATTCCACTTCGTTCGGTGTGTATAACTTTATCGGAATGTGTGGATCCATCTTGGCACCGTACATTACAGGTTTCTTGACTGACGTTACAGGCAGCTTGAACATGGGCTTCTACTTCGCAGGCTTCTTGCTTGTCATCGGTACCATTTCGGCAGCTATGATCAAGGAAGAGAAACGAGTAATTACTGACGACGAAACAGCAGTTACAGGTGGTTGA
- a CDS encoding Ger(x)C family spore germination protein, giving the protein MKHRWFLLGGLVIPVTLFLTGCWSSKEIEDLGIIVATSLDLEEEEDRQEEFLEQEGRSGDRPLFTITNQFVTSKSMNSSSGEESSQQSAYKNISETGDAILPTLRNMTLKNEKRAFAEHSKVIIIGENLARTMNLQQILDFFLREQEIRPSVLILISKDRASSTLEATEPLEIPAFQIVEMIRGHDRTTNILPPVTLAKLEGQLNAGSSFLLQNVASRNGTTRLEGVAVIKGKTEKLIGFLNSKELEGITWIKGKGKGGVVKGFDKESGEPIIYEIMSMKSKITPNVDGNGNIVSFKLNIESEGRISEHWVETESTFKNEFLEKSEKAIEQEVKQLVTNVMDKMQQEYQVEVVGFGKQLRIDYPKLWRKVEKDWDEIFSEIPIKYDIKITINDYGTSGG; this is encoded by the coding sequence GTGAAGCATAGATGGTTCTTACTAGGAGGTTTGGTTATCCCAGTGACACTGTTCCTTACGGGTTGTTGGAGCAGTAAAGAAATTGAAGATCTAGGTATAATCGTTGCGACTTCATTAGATTTAGAGGAAGAAGAGGATCGTCAGGAAGAATTTCTGGAACAAGAGGGTCGGTCTGGTGACAGGCCGCTTTTTACGATAACGAATCAATTTGTTACCTCAAAATCGATGAACTCTAGCAGTGGAGAGGAATCTTCACAGCAAAGTGCCTATAAAAATATATCTGAGACGGGAGATGCAATCCTCCCTACATTGCGTAACATGACGTTAAAGAATGAGAAGAGAGCTTTTGCGGAGCATTCGAAAGTGATTATCATAGGGGAGAATCTTGCACGTACAATGAATTTGCAACAAATCTTAGATTTTTTTCTAAGGGAACAAGAGATAAGGCCGAGCGTACTTATACTAATTTCTAAAGACCGTGCTAGTTCAACATTGGAAGCAACAGAACCGCTAGAAATTCCTGCATTTCAAATCGTTGAAATGATTAGGGGGCATGATAGAACAACGAATATATTACCGCCTGTCACTCTAGCCAAATTGGAAGGGCAGTTGAATGCAGGATCAAGTTTCCTTTTGCAAAATGTCGCCTCTAGAAATGGGACAACCCGACTGGAAGGGGTAGCGGTAATTAAGGGTAAGACAGAAAAGTTGATTGGGTTTTTAAATAGTAAGGAATTAGAAGGGATCACATGGATCAAAGGGAAAGGAAAAGGCGGAGTAGTGAAAGGTTTTGATAAAGAGTCAGGAGAACCAATCATCTATGAGATTATGTCGATGAAGAGCAAAATCACGCCTAACGTAGATGGAAATGGAAATATTGTCTCATTTAAATTAAATATAGAGTCTGAAGGAAGGATTTCTGAACATTGGGTTGAAACGGAGTCCACTTTTAAAAATGAGTTCCTCGAGAAATCGGAAAAGGCTATAGAACAAGAGGTTAAACAATTAGTTACGAATGTAATGGATAAAATGCAACAAGAATACCAAGTGGAAGTTGTCGGATTCGGGAAACAACTTCGCATCGATTATCCAAAATTATGGCGTAAGGTCGAAAAGGATTGGGATGAAATATTTAGTGAGATTCCAATTAAGTATGATATCAAAATAACGATAAATGATTATGGAACCTCAGGTGGTTGA